From the genome of Polyodon spathula isolate WHYD16114869_AA chromosome 14, ASM1765450v1, whole genome shotgun sequence, one region includes:
- the LOC121327164 gene encoding calcium-binding protein 39, which produces MPFPFGKSHKSPADIVKNLKDSMAVLEKQDISDKKAEKATEEVSKNLVAMKEILYGTNEKEPQTEAVAQLAQELYNSGLLSTLIADLQLIDFEGKKDVAQIFNNILRRQIGTRTPTVEYICTQQNILFMLLKGYESPEIALNCGIMLRECIRHEPLAKVILCSEQFYDFFRYVELSTFDIASDAFATFKDLLTRHKLLSAEFLEQHYDRFFSEYEKLLHSENYVTKRQSLKLLGELLLDRHNFTIMTKYISKPENLKLMMNLLRDKSRNIQFEAFHVFKVFVANPNKTQPILDILLKNQTKLIEFLSKFQNDRTEDEQFNDEKTYLVKQIRDLKRPAPQEA; this is translated from the exons ATGCCATTCCCCTTTGGCAAGTCCCACAAGTCTCCTGCAGACATTGTGAAAAACCTGAAGGACAGCATGGCAGTACTAGAAAAACAAGACATCTCGGATAAAAAGGCAGAAAAG GCAACAGAAGAAGTCTCAAAGAACTTGGTGGCCATGAAGGAGATCTTGTATGGCACGAATGAGAAGGAGCCTCAGACAGAAGCAGTGGCTCAGTTGGCCCAGGAGCTCTACAACAGCGGTCTCCTTAGCACACTAATAGCAGACTTGCAACTCATTGACTTTGAG GGTAAAAAAGATGTTGCTCAGATTTTCAACAACATTCTCAGAAGACAGATTGGCACAAGGACCCCTACGGTAGAATACATCTGCACCCAACAGAACATACTTTTCATGTTGTTAAAAGG ATACGAATCTCCTGAAATTGCTTTGAATTGTGGTATAATGCTGAGGGAATGCATCAGACACGAACCACTGGCTAAAGTCATCCTGTGCTCTGAGCAGTTCTACGATTTCTTCAGATATGTGGAATTGTCAACATTCGATATTGCGTCTGATGCGTTTGCCACGTTTAAA gatttactTACAAGACACAAGCTACTAAGTGCAGAATTCTTGGAACAACATTATGACAGA TTCTTTAGTGAATATGAGAAACTACTCCATTCAGAAAACTACGTGACAAAAAGGCAGTCTCTGAAG TTGCTTGGTGAGCTCCTTTTAGATCGACACAATTTCACAATTATGACCAAGTACATCAGCAAGCCAGAGAATCTGAAATTAATGATGAACCTTCTAAGAGACAAGAGTCGCAATATCCAGTTTGAGGCCTTCCACGTCTTCAAG GTGTTTGTAGCCAATCCCAACAAGACCCAGCCCATCTTAGATATTTTGCTGAAGAATCAGACAAAACTTATTGAGTTTCTTAGCAAGTTCCAGAACGACAGGACCGAAGATGAACAATTCAATGATGAAAAGACCTACTTGGTGAAACAAATCAGGGATTTGAAGAGACCAGCACCACAGGAAGCATAA